Within the Canis lupus familiaris isolate Mischka breed German Shepherd chromosome 26, alternate assembly UU_Cfam_GSD_1.0, whole genome shotgun sequence genome, the region ATGCTGCAGACCGGTGAGCGAGAATTGCCCTCcagacctgggggggggggaggcttgGTTTTGGAGTTTACTCAGTCTCCAAACCCTTAAGAGAGTCTGGCCTGAAGCATCGCCCTAAGTTCACATTTTGGCTTTCACGTGAACCAGCTTCCTGACCTTGAGCAAGGCATCTGGCCTCTCCAGGCCTTAGGCCCGTAATCTCCTTAGCGGGAAGGACAGTGATGATGCCCCCATGCCCAATACCATGGGGTTGTTCCCATGCCACAAGAGATGAATGTGAGGTGGCAGGGTTGTGGTGGCACTCCTGCATCACCTGTGGTGTTGGATGAGGGGGCCGGAATGCAGGACATACTCCAGATAGCTGGTTTTCTAGAGGGAACGTGCCTTTCGTCTTGGTATCTTTGTTGCTGTGTGCAAACTCCCTTAATGTCTTTGTCAGGCCAGGCTGAAGGGAGGTGTGCAATGGGCCCTTACAGGTGTGGCTGCCCTTCAGACAGAGAAGTGGGTCAGCCTATGCCAGCGTGGCCAGGTTTGGTGACAGCTTAGAAGGGGCCCGAGTCCTGAGACTGGGCACATGGGCACGTGACCAAGCCTGCTGCTTCACTGTCTGCCCCCATTtatccctccagcccctggcactcGTGTCCTCAGCCCCACTGACTTAGACTCCCCTACCCCCTTCTCCCCAGAGCAAAAGGGAAACCCAAGCGCCGTGTGCGTGGAGACCAGCAACCTCGCGCGCAGCCGGCAGCAGAGGGTGATCCTGCCGGTGCACTACCCCGGCCGCGTGCACAGGACCAACGCCATCCCCGCCTACCCGACCAGGACAAGCATGGACTCTCACGGGAACCCTGTCACCCTGCTGACCGTGGACCGGCACGGGGAGCAGAGTCTCTATTCCCCACAGACCCCCACCTACATCCGCGGCTACCCGCCCCTCCACCTGGACCACAGCCTGGCCCCGCACCGCTGCGGCCTGGAGCACCGGGCCTACTCGCCAGCTCACCCCTTCCGCAGGCCCAAGTTCAGCGGCCGCAGCTTCTCCAaggcagcttgcttctcccaGTACGAGACCATGTACCAACACTACTACTTCCAGGGCCTCAGCTACCCTGAGCAGGAGGGCCAGGCCCCCGCCGGCCTTACCCCCCGGGGCCCATCCCGTGCCTTCCCCCCGAGTGGCGGCGGCAGCCTGCTCTTCCCCACCGTGGTGCACATGGCACCACCCTCCCACCTCGAGAGTGGCAGCACGTCCAGCTTCGGCTGCTACCACGGCCACCGCTCAGTGTGCAGCGGCTACCTGGCCGACTGCCCTGGCAgcgacagcagcagcagcagcagctcggGCCAATGCCACTGCTCCTCCAGCGACTCCGTAGTGGATTGTACCGAGGTCAGCAACCAGGGCGTGTACGGGAGCTGCTCCACCTTCCGCAGCTCCCTCAGCAGTGACTATGACCCCTTCATCTACCGCAGCCGGAGCCCCGGTCGCACCAGCGACGTGGGGGGCTCGGGCAGCTCAGGCCGGGGGCCTGTCGTGTGCCTCGAGGGCTCCCCGCCACCTGACGAACTCCCAGCGGCCCACGGTCAAGGTGCAGGGCGGGGAGAGCCTTGGCCTGGCCCCGCCTCGCCCTCGGGGGACCAGCTGTCCACCTGCAGCCTGGAGATGAACTATAGCAGCAGCTCCTCCCTGGAGCACAGGGGGCCCACTAGCTCTACCTCAGAAGTGGGGCTCGAGGCTTCTCCTGGGGCTGCCCCGGACCTCAGGAGGACCTGGAAGGGGGCCCGCGAGGGGCTGTCGTGTGCCTGCTGCTGCGAGCCCCAGCCCTCCACACTGGAGCCCAGCGTCGGAGTGGCCGGGGGCAGCACACTGTTCCTGGGCGCCCCGGGTGGGGAAGCTCAGCCAGGAAGCCCCCAGGGCCTGTACGGCCTTCACCCAGACCATTTGCCCAGGACAGATGGGGTGAAATATGAGGGCCTGCCCTGCTGCTTCTATGAAGAAAAGCAGGTGGCCCATGGCAGCGGAGGGGGCAGCGGCTGCTACAACGAGGACTGCTCGGTGAGCGTGCAGTACGCGCTTGCCCAGGAGCCCCCGCCCGGCTGCCACCCGGGGGCCCGGGACCTGAGCCAGCGCATCCCCATCATTCCAGAGGATGTGGACGGTGACTTAGGCCTGCCCTCGGACTGCCAAGGGACTTGTGGCCTCGGCCCCTGGGGTGGGACGCCGGGCCCGGATGCCCTGCGACCCCACAGAGGCCTAGGAGTGGCCCGGGAAGAAGAACCAGTTCTGTGCTGCCAGGCTGGGGTGCTGCTCTCGCCCAGCTGCCCTCTGGAAGGTGCAGAGGCCACCAGGGCTGGCTTTCCTGGTGCCCCCCAGGACACTCAGGAGTCCAGCATCACAGCCACTGAGGCTGCAGGTGAGAGCAGGAGAGGACGGTGGGCCAGAGTCAGGGTTCTCCTCTTTCTCCGAGTTGTTTTCTAAGTGACTTCCTTTGTGCcctccactttatttattttttctgaagattttatttgtttattcatgatagacagagagagagagagaggcagagacacaggcagagggagaagcaggctccatgcagggaacctgacgtgggactggatcccgggtctccaggatcaggccctggactgaaggcggcgctaaaccgctgagccaccacagctgccctgtgccctccacTTTAAATGCCATCTGCACCTAATGACCTCTGAAGTTTTAATCCCCGCCCTGTGTTCCAAACCCattaagctttctttctttttttttttttttttttttttttacagattgtgtttatttatttgggagagagagagcacaatcagtggagaaagggagagggagaagcaggctccccactgagcagggaacccgacatggggcttgaccccaggactttgggatcataacctgagtgaaaggcagatgcttaaccgactgagccacccaggcacccttgaccCCCATTAGGCCTTCTGTTTCTCTGAGTCTCACAAGCATCCCACCCTGTCAGGTCCACTGCAGTACTCTCAAATTCTTCCCTTTGCGTGCCGCCCCCTTCctccaggctccccacccagatGCTCAGGCCCAAACCCGGCACTATCCCTGAGCCCACTCCACCCTCCATATTCCAGCGTCCTGGACTTCTCAACCTGCCTGTGAGGACCACATGGGCTTATTTTTCACCCTTGTCCGGAAAATCAAATccccagaaaaatgaaacttagcAAACAACATGCAAAATCCAAGTCCAGAATTGTCATTCGATTCAGCAGACCTCATCAAATTGCTATAAAGTTTCCAAACATTTTGTGTCAGTAACAAGCAGTCCAGCATCTTTGAGTAGCACCACTACACGTTCCACTTCCAAAGTATCACCCTAATTTCTCTCTCCCGCATTTCCACCTGCCGTCTCCCTGACCAGACCTGTTTCCTTTCTCCAAGGCCAAGGCAGGGGCCTGATGGATCTCTCACTGCTCTGAGCTTTCCATTCTGTATGGGAGCCCCagtggtctttttatttttatttttatttatttattttttccccagtggTCTTTTTAGAAATACATGTCTTTACACCAGAAAACCCTTCAGTGACTTGCCACTacctctaaattttaaaaatgtaaacttcacCCCTTTCTGTATGATCTGCCCCCTGCCTATCCCTTGCCTTGGACTACCTCCGGCTTCACTCACTTCCTTGCTACTTGAGCTTCCTGTGACCTCTGTCCTGTTACCCCAACAATCCAAGTTCACTGCAACTTCCAGacttctctgctgcttctccagatctgagctaaaatcacaCCCTCCagccttgtccaaggtcactgtCACACCCTCTATTTATTTCCCGGGCTATCACAACCTGAGGGAGGGTCTGTGGGCTCTGGGAAGGggtctcctctcttcttcccaggGCCTGTACCAGTGCCAGATGCGCATCTGTTGTATGTGTTTTCATGCTACCTAAGGGCTTCCAGAAGTCTCTGCACCTCCAGATGAAGGAAGCTGTCTGTCTAGCAGGCACCTGTCTGTCTAGCAGGCACCTGTGCCCCCAGCACAGCATGAGGAGCTCTCAGCAAAGGAGCTCTGTTTTCAAAGCATACATGGTCCATGTGGCATTGTGAGCTGTCAATTCCTGAGAGCCTGTAATGCTGGGGATGGGCACCCAGGTCCCTTGCCTGGTCCCCATGCATTGTGCCCAGGGCCTCCAGGGCCagttctgattatttttctctctctctaggacAGAGATCTCGCCCAGCAGACAGTGGCACGGGAGCCTGAGCTCAGAAGGAACTCATACGTGGAAATGGGGACTATATGGAGACTCCAAGCTCTGacttccttcagaaaaaaaaaaaaaaatttttttttagcattgacAAACACACAAAAGTGGTAATAAAGAGAGCCCTCCTTCTCAACCCAAAATGTGAGCCACCTGTGGCaaactgcccccaccccacccccattaaCAAACCAACAGACAAAATTTCTCTGAGTCCTTTGCCTCTTTTGATAACATGGTATATTCTGTTTTGTAAAGTGTGTGTGCTTGGGGTTCTGAGGTGTGTGGGATTGAgttctctgctttgttttttaagatattatatgtaaatgtaaaaagttatttaaatatatattttaaagaacccTAACCGCCAACttttgctgaaaaagaaaaaaaaaaaaaaagaaatcactgctGCATTAATTGAACCACATCGTGTAGATACTGTTGTCTCCCAGGAGGGAGCTCAGGCCTTTGAAAAGCTCAGGGCTACACCTGCCTTAGAAAATGAACCAGAAACTTGAAGTAAAGCTAGTTGATATGGGTACAAACTCTGAGGAACAATGCAatgctgcctctttctttcttgtggTAAATCCCAACGTACAAAGTTTCGGGTCTTCTCAGAAGCCATGCCTCTCCAGCTCACACCTGTAGGCAGCTGACGGAAACAGCTAGGAATAGGGCGGAAGGTCTGCAGCTCTGAGGAGCTGGGACAAGCCATTGCCACACAAGCCCCGGAGTGACAGGGATGATGCAGCCCAGCGTCTGTCCCTTCGGGTCATCGTCTTAGGTGAAAGGACAGAGTTCACAGTCCTGAACTTGGACTTCCTGCCACTGGCTGCAGAAATGGTTGGAAGGGGTGTGTGGGGATGAACACCCAGGAGGAATGTCGTTTTGCAGCCTTAGTgtctgggcggggtggggggctgaaAGTGGTCTCACTAACCCAGAGAAGGGACAGGGGGCGCTAGAGAGTGCCTGCACACAGGCATCTGTGTGGGCACAGCCAGTGTCCTGAGGCTGCCTTCCTGGGGGGCCCCACGGGGTCAGCACCGAGCTCCCTCCGTTGGAGTGATGCATTTCCCATCCCATCCCCTGTGGAAGCCCCGCTTCAGGGTTATTCAGCCCGCTGCCTCATGGCTGAACTTGCTCATCTCGCCTGCAAATGTCTACTATCCCTTCTACCTAATGCACTATTATGTATTGATTCTccgtgagacagagaaagagactaTCAGATAGTTTAGACCCAAAGGGTaggattttgtatatttttccagCCTTTTGCTATTCTTGTTTttaagagggagggagagtttTAAAAcccaaaccatttttttttaaaagatgtttccATTGTAAAAGGGAGAATCTATTTAAAGCTATTTCAGATCAGGGATTGTCATCCTTTTTGTCCAATGTACTTCTTGTtcttaaagggttttttttgttgttgttgttgtttttgtttttttgtttttggttttttttgtttgtttgtttttttaagaagaaactaATCACATTAGCCCCTTGTGTTCACTAACTCCTCTGGTCActttcattttatccatttattgtcATCTGAAATGCTCATTTGCGGAATAGGAACCTCATGGCCTAGCCCCCCTGTAGTGGGGAAACAGAGACTGCCCAGGCTTGCCCTTCAACAATGGTGATACCCCCTCTCCAGTAAGTTCAGGGGAAGTCAGTCCAGGGTCCAGATGAGAATGTTTTTGACTGAGAATCTCACTGTATCccaattctttttgctttttttttttttttttttttttaaacccagccCGTGATGAGGACATTTAGCCTTCTAGCCAGGCTTTGACAGAAAGAAATTCTAGCATCAAATGATCAAGCCATTTGCCATTTAGGAACTCAATGCAGTGAGATTTGTCCTCCAGCCTCTGAGGTATAGTCCTTTGGGGgctgctgccccccgcccccaccccggcctatGCCCAGCACACCTGTTGGCGAGGGTGTGAGAAGCGCCTAAGCTGTTGACATGTGATCCGGGCTGCCTTTATTTCTCAGGCCAGGAGTAGCAGCTGCTGAGGACAACAGCTTGCATTACGTGGTTttagggaagggggtggggggtatggCTTCTAACATGAACTGCAAAAAGCAGCTTCTCAttgttgagatttttgttttttgtcgttttgtttttaatgccttTGAGTGCACATTATCTCCTTTGTCTGAAACCATACCCTCAAAGTGGCTTTCTTTAGCCCAGTCTGGGAAACTACTCCTCAATAGCCTTAAGCAATAAATAGATGAGTAGATAATGTGGCTTCCACGGggcttattaaaataaatgtgtccaattttcatttgaaagagcAATAATTACAGATggcaaaaagaaacaacatttaatttttgtaCTTTACAGGGCAGTAGAAGCAGAAaagtgaaaatgttaaaattttgaatatcAGCCATTGTCTTAAATTCACCAGACAGGGAGGTCACCAGAATATAGGAACAACTCTATTATTGCCTCACCatttaaatcaaaagaaatgtcttctttgaagattttaagaCTCCAGTAATCATGACCTTTGTCAGTGGCCTCTCAGTGGTGTGTTGGGGTCATATAGCCTTGGAAACTGGGAGCATCACATTTTCCATTGAGAATCTGCACCATCACTGCCCACCCCCAAGCCAGATTGTGACTGTTAGGCCTGGTCCCCATGGCCAAGCCCTGGGTATAGGACAGCCATGTAAACTGCAGAGTACTGGAACCAGTTAAAAATATGGGGGTTTGGGAATTCTGATCAACAAGGTACCTCTCTATGCTGGCTCTgactctctcaatctctcccaCCTCTCTTGAACCCAAGCCATTTTATAAAGCCCAATCTGCTGTCCCACCACTCAGACCCTCCCTTATGTGCTGCTAGTTTCTACTCAAAGCTCATGCAGGactaatgcttttaaaatgaggtctaaaaaataattactaatctgagtattattttttaaacagacctgcctttttctattctttatataGACTCTATTGTGTTGGTCTAACgacactattttaaaatgttttgttttgttttgttttttatttctcccatagcacttaaaagatattttgtaaaGACTTTGCTGTAAAGATTTTGTAATAAAATGGTCTAAGGGCTCCTTCTCCaacattaccattttttttaatgttttaaaggcTAGAAAACAACTTATGTATATTCTGTATATGTATAGCAGCACATTTCATTTATGGAAATATGTTctcagaatatttatttactaatatatttatCTTAAGCCATGTCTTATGTTGAGAGCGTGACATTGTTGGAATAATCATTGAAAATGACTAACACGAGGCCCTGTAAATACATGATAATTGCACACAGATTTTACATATTTGCCGACCAAAAATGATTTCAAACAAGTTGTAGTCTTCTATGGTTTTGTAACAAATTGTACAaatgactgtaaaaaaaaaaaaaatacaattttatcaaGTATGCGTTACATGTTGTCATTGCTCTGTGTGGTAAAGATCTATAGATCCCACCAGGGAGAAGTTTGCGTGAAGCAATGCCTTTGACTTCCTCCTTGTTCATGTAAACATCTGTAGGATTTCCTCTCCCATTTACATAGAGTTTGTGTTGTTGGGGCCTGGGGTGGTGTCATGAGGGAGCATCTGATGGAGAGTCTGTGAGATTATGTCCTTGAGGTGGTCATGGTTTTTCTGCTCAGCCCTATGTGGAGTGAGTGAGGGCAGTGATGGTCCACTTTTCAAAATAAGGAACATGGGTTGGATTTAAACTGTTGACTTCCTCTGCCTGGCCTTTTCCTACCTGAACGACTGAGAGACCCTCAAACCCCTATTAAGGAAAGGGAGCTTGTAGGGAAAAGACCCTAAGCATTTAGCCCTCAAAATGACCTCATCATGAGAGAGTAGAAAACAGCCATCAGTATGAAATGAATCTCATATCCATTGGTCTTATTTCCCAGGGAGGGAGTTACTAATTTGTAAAGCACTCCGAGATT harbors:
- the ZNRF3 gene encoding E3 ubiquitin-protein ligase ZNRF3 isoform X3 codes for the protein MDEFGRWNQQNLAKRAVQRGATAVIFDVSENPEAIDQLNQGSEDPLKRPVVYVKGADAIKLMNIVNKQKVARARIQHRPPRQPTEYFDMGIFLAFFVVVSLVCLILLVKIKLKQRRSQNSMNRLAVQALEKMETRKFNSKSKGRREGSCGALDTLSSSSTSDCAICLEKYIDGEELRVIPCTHRFHRKCVDPWLLQHHTCPHCRHNIIEQKGNPSAVCVETSNLARSRQQRVILPVHYPGRVHRTNAIPAYPTRTSMDSHGNPVTLLTVDRHGEQSLYSPQTPTYIRGYPPLHLDHSLAPHRCGLEHRAYSPAHPFRRPKFSGRSFSKAACFSQYETMYQHYYFQGLSYPEQEGQAPAGLTPRGPSRAFPPSGGGSLLFPTVVHMAPPSHLESGSTSSFGCYHGHRSVCSGYLADCPGSDSSSSSSSGQCHCSSSDSVVDCTEVSNQGVYGSCSTFRSSLSSDYDPFIYRSRSPGRTSDVGGSGSSGRGPVVCLEGSPPPDELPAAHGQGAGRGEPWPGPASPSGDQLSTCSLEMNYSSSSSLEHRGPTSSTSEVGLEASPGAAPDLRRTWKGAREGLSCACCCEPQPSTLEPSVGVAGGSTLFLGAPGGEAQPGSPQGLYGLHPDHLPRTDGVKYEGLPCCFYEEKQVAHGSGGGSGCYNEDCSVSVQYALAQEPPPGCHPGARDLSQRIPIIPEDVDGDLGLPSDCQGTCGLGPWGGTPGPDALRPHRGLGVAREEEPVLCCQAGVLLSPSCPLEGAEATRAGFPGAPQDTQESSITATEAAGQRSRPADSGTGA
- the ZNRF3 gene encoding E3 ubiquitin-protein ligase ZNRF3 isoform X1, which encodes MRPRSGGRPGAPGRRRRRLRRRPRGPRGRRLPPPPPLPLLLGLLLAAAGPGAARAKETAFVEVVLFESSPSGDYTTYTTGLTGRFSRAGATLSAEGEIVQMHPLGLCNNNDEEDLYEYGWVGVVKLEQPELDPKPCLTVLGKAKRAVQRGATAVIFDVSENPEAIDQLNQGSEDPLKRPVVYVKGADAIKLMNIVNKQKVARARIQHRPPRQPTEYFDMGIFLAFFVVVSLVCLILLVKIKLKQRRSQNSMNRLAVQALEKMETRKFNSKSKGRREGSCGALDTLSSSSTSDCAICLEKYIDGEELRVIPCTHRFHRKCVDPWLLQHHTCPHCRHNIIEQKGNPSAVCVETSNLARSRQQRVILPVHYPGRVHRTNAIPAYPTRTSMDSHGNPVTLLTVDRHGEQSLYSPQTPTYIRGYPPLHLDHSLAPHRCGLEHRAYSPAHPFRRPKFSGRSFSKAACFSQYETMYQHYYFQGLSYPEQEGQAPAGLTPRGPSRAFPPSGGGSLLFPTVVHMAPPSHLESGSTSSFGCYHGHRSVCSGYLADCPGSDSSSSSSSGQCHCSSSDSVVDCTEVSNQGVYGSCSTFRSSLSSDYDPFIYRSRSPGRTSDVGGSGSSGRGPVVCLEGSPPPDELPAAHGQGAGRGEPWPGPASPSGDQLSTCSLEMNYSSSSSLEHRGPTSSTSEVGLEASPGAAPDLRRTWKGAREGLSCACCCEPQPSTLEPSVGVAGGSTLFLGAPGGEAQPGSPQGLYGLHPDHLPRTDGVKYEGLPCCFYEEKQVAHGSGGGSGCYNEDCSVSVQYALAQEPPPGCHPGARDLSQRIPIIPEDVDGDLGLPSDCQGTCGLGPWGGTPGPDALRPHRGLGVAREEEPVLCCQAGVLLSPSCPLEGAEATRAGFPGAPQDTQESSITATEAAGQRSRPADSGTGA
- the ZNRF3 gene encoding E3 ubiquitin-protein ligase ZNRF3 isoform X2 → MHPLGLCNNNDEEDLYEYGWVGVVKLEQPELDPKPCLTVLGKAKRAVQRGATAVIFDVSENPEAIDQLNQGSEDPLKRPVVYVKGADAIKLMNIVNKQKVARARIQHRPPRQPTEYFDMGIFLAFFVVVSLVCLILLVKIKLKQRRSQNSMNRLAVQALEKMETRKFNSKSKGRREGSCGALDTLSSSSTSDCAICLEKYIDGEELRVIPCTHRFHRKCVDPWLLQHHTCPHCRHNIIEQKGNPSAVCVETSNLARSRQQRVILPVHYPGRVHRTNAIPAYPTRTSMDSHGNPVTLLTVDRHGEQSLYSPQTPTYIRGYPPLHLDHSLAPHRCGLEHRAYSPAHPFRRPKFSGRSFSKAACFSQYETMYQHYYFQGLSYPEQEGQAPAGLTPRGPSRAFPPSGGGSLLFPTVVHMAPPSHLESGSTSSFGCYHGHRSVCSGYLADCPGSDSSSSSSSGQCHCSSSDSVVDCTEVSNQGVYGSCSTFRSSLSSDYDPFIYRSRSPGRTSDVGGSGSSGRGPVVCLEGSPPPDELPAAHGQGAGRGEPWPGPASPSGDQLSTCSLEMNYSSSSSLEHRGPTSSTSEVGLEASPGAAPDLRRTWKGAREGLSCACCCEPQPSTLEPSVGVAGGSTLFLGAPGGEAQPGSPQGLYGLHPDHLPRTDGVKYEGLPCCFYEEKQVAHGSGGGSGCYNEDCSVSVQYALAQEPPPGCHPGARDLSQRIPIIPEDVDGDLGLPSDCQGTCGLGPWGGTPGPDALRPHRGLGVAREEEPVLCCQAGVLLSPSCPLEGAEATRAGFPGAPQDTQESSITATEAAGQRSRPADSGTGA